From the [Chlorobium] sp. 445 genome, the window GCGATCAGTTCAACCTCAATGCTGACGTTATCGCCCGGCATAACCATTTCCACACCTTGTGGCAAGGTTACGACGCCTGTTACATCCGTTGTTCTGAAGTAGAACTGTGGACGATAACCTGAAAAGAAGGCTGTATGACGGCCACCTTCTTCTTTTTTCAGAACGTAGATTTCCGCTTTGAACTTTGTATGTGGCGTAATTGAGCCGGGCTTTGCAATGACCATACCGCGCTCTAAGTCTTTCTTTTCAATACCACGCAGCAACAAGCCCGCATTATCGCCAGCTCGACCTTCATCAAGGTTCTTGCGGAACATCTCAATACCTGTAACCACAGACTTCTTAGTCGGTCCAAGACCGATAATTTCAACTTCTTCGTTGAGTTTGATGATTCCTCTCTCAATACGACCGGTACCGACTGTACCACGTCCCTGAATTGAGAACACATCTTCAACAGGCATCAGGAAGGGCTTATCGATATCGCGCTTTGGTGTTGGGATATATCTATCGACTTCATCCATCAGCTGCATGATGGCAGGCACCCACTTCGGGTCACCATTCAGCGCGCCGAGTGCAGAACCGCGAATGATTGGGATCTCATCGCCGGGAAATTGGTAGCTGGAGAGCAACTCACGCAGTTCCATCTCGACGAGTTCAATCAGTTCAGGGTCAGCAATATCGACTTTGTTGAGGAACACCACAATGGCAGGCACATTTACCTGACGCGCCAAAAGAATGTGCTCGCGCGTTTGTGGCATTGGACCGTCAGTTGCAGCCACCACGAGAATTGCACCGTCCATCTGCGCTGCGCCTGTAATCATGTTCTTGATGTAGTCAGCGTGTCCAGGGCAGTCAATGTGCGCATAGTGACGGTTCTTGGTCTCGTACTCCACATGTGAAGTTGAGATCGTAATCCCGCGGGCTTTTTCTTCGGGCGCCTTGTCAATTTGGTCATATGCCATCGCTTGTGCCAGCCCCGCTTCTGCCAGAACTTTCGTAATGGCAGCCGTAAGCGTCGTCTTGCCATGGTCAACATGACCAATCGTACCGATATTGACGTGGGGTTTATCGCGCTTAAAGCTTTCTTTTGCCATAGTTGGTGATTCCTCCGATAACTGTGATTAGATGCGTTAGAAATTATGCGGTAACCTTACTTGTGCCGCTTTTTTCGATAATTTCTTCAGCGACATTTCTTGGCACTTCTTCGTAGTGACTAAACTCCATGGAATAGCTCGCACGACCTTGTGTCATTGAGCGCAGGTCTGTAGAGTAGCCAAACATTTCCGAGAGCGGTACTTTTGCGTTAATCACTTGTGCACCTGCTCGTTCCGTCATTCCTTCAATGCGTCCACGACGGCTGTTAAGGTCGCCCATAACTGTACCCATGTATTCCTCGGGTGTTGTTACTTCAACAGCCATAATCGGCTCTAAAATGTATGGGTCGGCCTTACGTGCACCTTCTTTGAAGCCAATTGATCCAGCAAATTCAAATGCCATTTCCGAAGAGTCTACTTCGTGATACTTGCCATCAAACAGTGTAACTTTAACATCTTGGACAGGATAGCCAGCCAGCACACCATCTTTGATGGCGCCTTCGACACCTTTTTGTACCGCTGGAATGTATTCTTTCGGAATTGCCCCACCCTTAATTGCATTGACAAATTCAAAACCCTTACCTCTCTCGAGCGGCTCAAGAATCAGGTTTACCACGCCAAATTGACCTTTTCCACCTGATTGACGCACAAACTTCCCTTCCACTTCAACCTTGCGGCGAATGCTTTCGCGGTAGGCTACTTGCGGCTTACCCAC encodes:
- the tuf gene encoding elongation factor Tu, whose amino-acid sequence is MAKESFKRDKPHVNIGTIGHVDHGKTTLTAAITKVLAEAGLAQAMAYDQIDKAPEEKARGITISTSHVEYETKNRHYAHIDCPGHADYIKNMITGAAQMDGAILVVAATDGPMPQTREHILLARQVNVPAIVVFLNKVDIADPELIELVEMELRELLSSYQFPGDEIPIIRGSALGALNGDPKWVPAIMQLMDEVDRYIPTPKRDIDKPFLMPVEDVFSIQGRGTVGTGRIERGIIKLNEEVEIIGLGPTKKSVVTGIEMFRKNLDEGRAGDNAGLLLRGIEKKDLERGMVIAKPGSITPHTKFKAEIYVLKKEEGGRHTAFFSGYRPQFYFRTTDVTGVVTLPQGVEMVMPGDNVSIEVELIAPIAMDEGLRFAIREGGKTVGAGAVTKIIE